The proteins below come from a single Bryobacter aggregatus MPL3 genomic window:
- a CDS encoding TonB-dependent receptor — MRSKFCFAVGFVWAGLWAFAQTQSNTGQIDGRVRDAQGALLVAAQISLRNLDTNFQRELQTDEEGRYLVPFLPIGEYEVTIAAEGFARYRMTGVTLSTGQLVTLEHRLNLVSAHQTITLPGESPMVEVAQSSSSRALTAVDIRNLPNLARNELQFSLLQPFINANRPREYEAPRFDIGGLARRVNFQIDGFENTTSQQKSYRVTRLGPTSVDETQIMTFGANAEYGRTGGGVINNITRSGTNTLHGQFEYLVSRTGFNAVPFRSAGAVKPYADIGAFGVGGALRRDKLFYFVSNETSRRAFPLPLGFTDPAARAQVVSLGFTEKDIDLLPSQFNPTLWLVRLDYQPLDRHTITFRANTYREFNEAQSPGGTTVLSSSAGALTNTYALAAMWNWLITPSLTHEFRTQLADRYSRRTPYLTPNADTLPTTILSGVVSFGYPDHLSANRERIEEFSDNISFHRSTHLLKAGVNLVRSPVMYDDSLNPVFLFAGTSDLTPLEQYLRTIKREIDPSTGRRYSYTQLTLSFGKPRLEYQQTYLGGYVQDSWRLRPNLTLNYGLRYETMYVPSAPANAPHPLSRQIPSDRYNFAPRLGLAWSPRGNPRMAFRLSYGVHFDAPSGNAFRDSLIENSVNEVSVEIAGDSPGSPNYPFYPRVNSGSVRVKPSLSVISPDFQWMTVHQFQVGVVREIAHDLSVTITAAGLHGSKIPVLQNINLDPVSSLPPLADGRTVYGARRLDPNFNNIMELTSAGNSNYHALGIQVLKRFRNALQFNVSYTWSHSLDNAPENGVSGGSEQPQDTYNRRAEYGNSITDVRHVLNASSVARWRGFQLATFLFARSGTTYDVRAGADLNRDSVANDRPLFYGRNVGKGPASMQMDARLSRFLSMERVWPRAKAEVFAESANLFNSPIPDSTNAFLNRTNFTILSWHEMRRVQLGFRFLF; from the coding sequence TTGCGATCTAAATTTTGTTTTGCGGTGGGGTTTGTTTGGGCAGGGCTTTGGGCTTTTGCGCAAACTCAATCCAATACGGGCCAGATTGACGGTCGAGTCCGCGACGCCCAGGGAGCCCTCCTCGTGGCGGCGCAGATTTCGCTTCGGAATCTCGACACGAACTTTCAGCGTGAGCTCCAGACCGACGAGGAAGGGCGCTACCTCGTCCCCTTTCTGCCGATTGGGGAATACGAAGTCACGATTGCGGCCGAGGGCTTCGCCCGCTACCGGATGACTGGCGTTACGCTTTCGACGGGACAACTGGTGACGCTCGAACACAGATTGAATCTGGTTTCGGCACATCAGACCATTACTCTCCCCGGCGAATCGCCGATGGTGGAGGTCGCGCAATCGTCCAGTTCCCGGGCGCTCACGGCGGTGGATATTCGAAATTTGCCCAATCTGGCGCGGAATGAGCTGCAGTTCTCCTTGTTGCAACCCTTTATCAACGCCAATCGGCCGCGAGAGTATGAGGCCCCCCGTTTTGATATCGGTGGGCTTGCCCGCCGGGTGAATTTCCAGATCGACGGCTTTGAGAATACGACCTCGCAACAGAAGTCGTATCGAGTCACCAGGCTCGGTCCCACCTCGGTGGACGAGACACAGATCATGACCTTCGGGGCCAATGCCGAGTACGGCCGGACTGGCGGCGGTGTGATTAATAACATTACGCGGTCTGGCACAAATACGCTGCATGGTCAATTTGAGTACTTAGTTTCACGAACTGGCTTCAACGCGGTGCCCTTCCGATCGGCTGGCGCCGTCAAGCCCTATGCGGATATCGGCGCATTTGGGGTGGGGGGCGCGCTCCGCAGGGACAAGCTGTTTTACTTCGTTTCGAACGAGACGAGCCGGCGGGCGTTTCCACTTCCGCTTGGATTTACCGACCCGGCGGCCCGGGCCCAGGTGGTGAGTCTTGGTTTTACCGAGAAAGATATCGATCTGTTGCCCAGTCAATTCAACCCAACACTTTGGCTTGTTCGGCTGGATTATCAACCCTTAGATCGTCATACGATTACATTCCGGGCGAATACATATCGGGAATTCAATGAGGCGCAGTCCCCTGGGGGTACGACAGTACTCAGTTCGTCTGCTGGTGCGCTGACGAACACTTACGCGTTGGCCGCGATGTGGAACTGGTTGATCACCCCGTCGCTGACCCACGAGTTTCGCACACAGCTCGCCGACCGCTATTCGCGCCGGACGCCCTATCTCACACCCAATGCGGACACACTGCCAACGACGATTCTCAGTGGCGTTGTGAGCTTTGGCTATCCCGATCATCTCTCTGCAAACCGGGAGCGAATCGAAGAGTTTTCAGACAATATCAGCTTTCATCGCTCGACCCATCTGTTGAAAGCGGGAGTCAATCTGGTTCGCTCACCAGTGATGTACGATGACTCCCTGAATCCGGTTTTTCTCTTTGCCGGAACCAGTGATCTCACGCCGCTCGAGCAGTACCTGCGGACGATCAAGAGAGAAATCGATCCCTCGACAGGACGACGCTACAGCTACACCCAATTGACACTCAGTTTCGGGAAACCCCGGCTGGAGTACCAACAGACCTATCTTGGGGGTTATGTACAGGACTCCTGGCGCCTACGCCCGAACCTGACCCTCAACTACGGATTGCGCTACGAGACTATGTACGTGCCATCGGCACCCGCAAATGCGCCCCACCCGCTTTCCCGGCAGATTCCTTCGGATCGCTACAATTTTGCACCCCGGCTCGGCTTGGCCTGGTCTCCGCGTGGGAATCCCCGGATGGCGTTCCGGCTTTCCTACGGGGTCCATTTTGATGCACCCTCGGGCAACGCTTTTCGCGACAGCCTGATTGAGAATTCAGTCAATGAGGTCTCTGTCGAGATTGCGGGCGATTCTCCAGGGTCCCCAAACTATCCGTTCTATCCCCGTGTCAATAGCGGATCGGTGCGCGTGAAGCCGAGCCTCAGCGTCATCTCTCCCGATTTTCAGTGGATGACCGTGCATCAGTTTCAGGTGGGTGTGGTGCGGGAAATCGCTCATGATCTCAGTGTCACGATTACAGCGGCTGGCTTGCATGGCTCAAAGATTCCTGTGCTGCAGAACATCAACCTGGATCCGGTCTCTTCACTTCCGCCCTTAGCTGACGGCCGTACCGTTTATGGGGCCCGGCGTCTCGATCCGAATTTCAACAACATCATGGAACTGACGAGTGCGGGCAACTCGAACTATCATGCGCTCGGCATCCAGGTATTGAAGCGCTTTCGCAATGCGCTCCAGTTCAATGTGTCCTACACCTGGTCCCATTCTCTCGATAACGCTCCAGAGAACGGTGTCTCCGGCGGCAGCGAGCAACCACAGGACACCTACAACCGGCGGGCCGAGTATGGCAACTCAATCACGGACGTTCGGCATGTACTGAACGCCAGTTCGGTGGCGCGTTGGCGCGGATTCCAACTGGCCACCTTCCTGTTTGCCCGGTCTGGCACCACCTACGATGTGCGCGCCGGCGCTGATCTCAATCGTGATTCCGTCGCAAATGACCGGCCGCTCTTCTACGGGCGCAATGTCGGCAAAGGCCCGGCCTCGATGCAGATGGATGCCCGCCTGTCTCGATTTCTCTCGATGGAAAGAGTGTGGCCGCGAGCCAAGGCGGAAGTCTTTGCGGAATCGGCCAACCTCTTCAACTCCCCGATTCCTGATTCCACGAATGCCTTTCTCAACCGGACAAATTTCACGATTCTGTCCTGGCACGAGATGCGCCGGGTCCAACTTGGGTTCCGCTTCCTGTTCTGA
- a CDS encoding Gfo/Idh/MocA family protein: MSLDSVNRRYFLMSAGALSAAKALSAAKPAAGRVIGANDRINVGVIGSGGRGFYVAREFDKAGKNGANAQIVAVCDVYQKRVNRAKEQYKCDGTLDYRELLNRSDIDAVIVATPDHWHATIALEAMDKGKDVYLEKPMCHTIDEARRLTETVKETKRILQVGSQTTSGDQWAQARKVISDGMLGKLIMSQGSYHRNSIEGEWNYPIDHEAGPDGKGENYIDWKMWNGPAPKRDWAKDMGQDRFFRFRKYWDYSGGIATDLYYHVVAPMNICWGEPQFPSKVVSGGGIYAFDKLPEDPSKPDREVPDTFSVIGEYPKGHSLVLSASMANSQHIPGLIRGHGATLTMVEHGRFEGFSPYLTLKAEKRNGKFIVPELEAKFEGKDEIKIAVEENNTMQTHVGNFLSCMRTRQKPRLDVETGARAQVLITMAVQSFRQGKVLYFDEKNWKVSDKPVKA; the protein is encoded by the coding sequence ATGTCCCTAGATTCTGTTAACCGTCGCTACTTTCTAATGAGCGCAGGCGCCTTGAGTGCCGCCAAAGCGCTTTCTGCTGCTAAACCCGCCGCTGGCCGTGTCATTGGTGCCAACGATCGGATCAATGTAGGTGTCATTGGCTCAGGTGGCCGTGGCTTCTATGTGGCCCGTGAATTCGACAAAGCCGGCAAGAATGGGGCCAATGCCCAGATCGTTGCCGTTTGTGACGTCTATCAGAAGCGCGTCAACCGCGCCAAAGAACAGTACAAGTGCGATGGCACGCTCGATTATCGCGAACTCCTGAACCGCAGCGATATCGACGCCGTCATCGTCGCCACCCCGGATCATTGGCACGCCACGATTGCTCTTGAAGCGATGGATAAGGGCAAGGACGTTTATCTCGAAAAGCCGATGTGCCACACCATTGATGAGGCACGGCGTCTGACGGAGACCGTGAAAGAGACCAAGCGCATTCTGCAGGTGGGTTCACAAACCACCTCCGGTGACCAGTGGGCCCAGGCGCGCAAGGTGATTAGCGACGGCATGCTCGGCAAGTTGATCATGTCGCAGGGCAGCTACCATCGCAATTCGATCGAAGGCGAATGGAACTACCCGATCGACCACGAAGCCGGTCCGGACGGCAAGGGCGAGAACTACATCGATTGGAAGATGTGGAATGGTCCGGCTCCCAAGCGCGACTGGGCGAAGGACATGGGCCAGGACCGCTTCTTCCGTTTCCGCAAGTATTGGGACTACTCCGGCGGCATTGCCACCGACCTCTATTACCACGTGGTTGCGCCGATGAACATCTGCTGGGGCGAACCGCAGTTCCCGAGCAAGGTCGTTTCCGGTGGCGGCATCTATGCCTTTGACAAGCTGCCTGAAGATCCCTCGAAGCCCGATCGCGAAGTGCCGGATACCTTCAGTGTCATCGGTGAATACCCGAAGGGCCATTCGCTCGTGTTGAGCGCCTCGATGGCGAACTCGCAGCACATCCCCGGACTCATCCGCGGTCACGGCGCTACCCTGACCATGGTTGAGCACGGCCGCTTCGAAGGCTTCTCTCCCTACCTGACGCTGAAGGCGGAGAAGAGAAACGGCAAGTTTATCGTTCCCGAACTCGAAGCGAAATTCGAGGGCAAGGACGAGATCAAGATTGCAGTTGAAGAGAACAATACGATGCAGACCCACGTGGGCAACTTCCTGAGCTGCATGCGCACTCGCCAGAAGCCGCGTCTGGATGTGGAGACGGGCGCTCGCGCCCAGGTGCTCATCACCATGGCTGTTCAGAGCTTCCGTCAGGGTAAGGTACTCTACTTCGACGAGAAGAACTGGAAGGTTTCCGACAAGCCCGTCAAGGCTTAA
- a CDS encoding TonB-dependent receptor — translation MIFAQTGGSLVVQVQDSSGSAVPGVQVELSLEAGGWQQELKTDAGGGVRFLNLPWQRFRLTASGAQLASATRTIAIRSNIPEEVVLVLGVAHSGESLTVVERSESTNIDPEQTGSRAQMSRETIDQLARSGGSRGLEQVLATFPGFAQNANGSIHPRGAHNQMTFVVDGMPISDQLGGAFANAIDPSIVETVELYTGNIPAEYGNKVSAVAQVTTRSGHGLGRKFTGVWNAQAGQFDSLSQGLSVAGEAGRFAWSGMGMTVKTHRYLDSVSLDNLHNGGNSERFFQRLDYQASNRDTIRLLFMGGRAGFESANLRSQQANRMDQRQDLSDLSVSGTWLHVIDASSTFESNLSLRSTRAQLLPSAGDTPVTAWQNRTAKTINLNARYSKIWGRHNLRIGVDSQHYPLHEQFRFAVTDPNFDPELADYTLPLGGKTFHFNAKDRGALQSGFFQDQVRMGRFTATLGLRYDSYRFLTHGAQWQPRLGLAYHLRETGTVFRIAYNRLYQTPPNENLLLSSSDEAGALAPPVVRQTFGGTTIRIRPEKQNFYEAGVQQSLGTWINFAGAVYHKDATNQQDNNNFFNTGIIFPIALASIRVNGAEARIEMKSRRGFTGNLSLTHARAISTPPFTGGLFIGNDAVAALSQGPFVIDHDQKLGASGMIAYRSQRGWFGTFSGRYDSGLVANPSDPREVAADPDYADLLPYVALDQRTPRVRPRTIYDLLIGYRKTVKDRARWELGAQVNNLTDQTALYNFQSAFVGTRLVQPRTISIRYRIWF, via the coding sequence TTGATCTTTGCCCAGACAGGCGGCAGTCTTGTTGTCCAGGTTCAGGACAGTTCCGGTTCTGCCGTTCCCGGCGTGCAGGTCGAACTGAGTCTGGAGGCCGGAGGCTGGCAGCAAGAGCTCAAGACCGATGCAGGAGGGGGCGTACGTTTCCTGAACCTGCCCTGGCAACGGTTTCGATTAACGGCGAGCGGGGCACAGCTTGCCAGTGCCACGCGAACGATCGCGATTCGTTCGAACATTCCGGAAGAAGTGGTGCTGGTTTTGGGAGTCGCTCATAGCGGTGAGAGCTTAACTGTAGTTGAGCGGTCTGAGTCTACCAACATTGATCCAGAACAGACAGGCAGCCGTGCGCAGATGTCGCGTGAGACGATTGACCAATTGGCGCGGAGTGGGGGATCACGAGGGCTGGAACAAGTATTGGCCACCTTTCCGGGCTTTGCCCAGAACGCGAATGGCAGCATCCATCCGCGTGGGGCGCACAACCAGATGACCTTCGTTGTCGATGGGATGCCGATCAGCGATCAGCTTGGCGGCGCCTTCGCCAACGCAATTGACCCGTCGATTGTCGAGACAGTGGAACTCTACACCGGCAATATTCCGGCCGAGTATGGCAACAAAGTCAGCGCGGTCGCACAAGTGACAACGCGCTCGGGGCATGGCCTGGGCCGCAAGTTTACTGGAGTGTGGAATGCACAGGCGGGTCAGTTCGATTCGTTGAGCCAAGGGCTTTCGGTGGCGGGAGAAGCGGGGCGCTTTGCCTGGTCTGGAATGGGCATGACGGTCAAGACGCATCGCTATCTCGATAGCGTCTCTCTCGACAATCTTCATAACGGCGGAAACTCGGAACGCTTCTTCCAGCGATTGGATTATCAGGCGTCGAACCGCGATACGATCCGGCTTTTGTTTATGGGCGGAAGAGCTGGCTTCGAGAGTGCAAATCTTCGCTCACAACAAGCCAACCGGATGGACCAGCGGCAGGATCTGAGCGACTTGAGTGTCTCCGGAACCTGGCTGCATGTGATCGATGCCAGCAGCACCTTCGAGTCGAATCTCAGTCTACGTTCAACGCGTGCGCAGTTGCTGCCGAGTGCGGGGGATACACCAGTGACGGCATGGCAAAACCGGACGGCGAAGACAATCAATCTGAATGCGCGCTACTCGAAGATCTGGGGCCGGCACAACCTGCGTATCGGCGTCGACTCCCAGCACTATCCCTTGCATGAGCAGTTTCGCTTTGCCGTGACCGACCCGAACTTCGATCCGGAACTGGCCGACTACACGCTTCCACTTGGTGGCAAGACCTTCCACTTTAACGCGAAGGATCGTGGCGCCTTGCAGAGCGGATTCTTTCAGGATCAAGTGCGGATGGGACGCTTTACCGCAACGCTCGGACTGCGTTATGACTCCTATCGCTTTCTGACGCATGGCGCCCAATGGCAACCCCGGCTTGGGCTTGCGTATCATCTGCGGGAGACGGGGACGGTGTTCCGGATTGCTTACAATCGGCTGTACCAGACCCCACCGAATGAGAATCTGCTGCTCTCCAGTTCTGACGAAGCGGGAGCACTCGCGCCACCAGTGGTCCGGCAGACTTTTGGCGGAACAACGATTCGCATTCGCCCCGAGAAGCAGAACTTCTATGAAGCGGGCGTGCAGCAGAGCCTGGGTACTTGGATCAACTTTGCAGGCGCGGTCTATCACAAGGATGCAACGAACCAGCAAGATAACAACAACTTCTTCAACACAGGAATCATCTTCCCGATTGCATTGGCCAGTATCCGGGTGAATGGAGCAGAGGCAAGGATCGAGATGAAGTCCAGACGCGGCTTTACCGGGAATCTCAGTCTGACGCATGCGCGGGCGATCTCGACCCCGCCGTTTACGGGCGGCTTGTTTATTGGGAATGATGCGGTTGCTGCTTTGTCGCAAGGACCTTTCGTGATCGATCACGATCAGAAGCTCGGCGCGAGCGGGATGATTGCGTATCGCAGCCAGCGGGGATGGTTTGGCACCTTCAGCGGGCGGTATGATTCCGGACTGGTGGCCAATCCATCCGACCCGCGAGAGGTTGCAGCAGACCCTGATTATGCCGACCTGCTCCCTTACGTTGCACTTGACCAAAGGACTCCTCGCGTACGCCCCAGAACCATATACGATCTGCTAATCGGCTATCGGAAGACCGTGAAGGATCGAGCCCGTTGGGAGCTTGGCGCCCAGGTGAATAACCTGACGGATCAGACGGCGCTCTATAACTTTCAAAGCGCATTCGTCGGCACCCGGCTCGTACAGCCGCGCACGATTTCAATCCGTTATCGCATCTGGTTCTAA
- a CDS encoding M20/M25/M40 family metallo-hydrolase, with protein MADSRLAATLASIQTNNAWTIEQQTSICEIPAPPFGEAARGKEYARRLAALGMEEVRIDSEGNVISRLPGSTASKPLIVFSAHLDTVFPEGMDVHVKREGKRLTGLGIGDDCRGLAVVLAVGKALRENKPQFKGTVLFVATVGEEGQGDLRGVRHLFTKELKGQVDAFISVDGTGFRITSRGVGSNRYLVSYKGRGGHSYGAFGMPNPAHAMGRAIARIADIEVPQNPRTTFNIGTVKGGTSVNSIPIEVSMEVDIRSESPKELAALDERLRAALQFGLEAEKKRWPNSQAALELEIKNIGSRPAASPGDDLPIIQAAFGAAKALKIPAFATGSGSTDSNLPMSLGIPAVTIGGGGRSPNAHSIDEWFEEGDDAYRAPQMAALLVAMLAGK; from the coding sequence ATGGCGGACTCACGTCTCGCCGCTACGCTTGCCTCCATTCAAACGAATAACGCCTGGACGATCGAACAGCAAACGTCGATCTGTGAAATTCCTGCTCCTCCTTTTGGTGAGGCCGCGCGCGGCAAAGAGTATGCACGTCGACTCGCAGCTCTTGGCATGGAGGAGGTTCGCATCGATTCAGAAGGCAACGTCATCAGCCGTCTGCCAGGATCGACTGCGTCGAAGCCGCTGATTGTATTCAGCGCGCACCTCGACACGGTCTTTCCAGAGGGCATGGATGTCCACGTCAAGCGGGAAGGGAAACGGCTGACGGGCCTTGGAATCGGAGATGACTGCCGGGGACTCGCCGTAGTGCTTGCCGTTGGGAAGGCTCTACGCGAGAACAAGCCGCAGTTCAAAGGCACAGTCCTCTTCGTCGCCACCGTTGGCGAAGAAGGGCAGGGCGATTTGCGCGGTGTCCGGCATCTGTTTACTAAGGAGCTGAAGGGCCAGGTGGATGCCTTCATCTCCGTCGATGGCACCGGCTTTCGCATCACCTCTCGCGGCGTTGGAAGCAATCGCTATCTGGTCAGCTACAAGGGGCGTGGCGGACATAGCTATGGCGCGTTCGGAATGCCGAACCCAGCTCATGCGATGGGCCGCGCGATCGCCAGGATCGCCGATATCGAAGTGCCACAGAATCCTCGCACCACCTTCAATATCGGGACGGTGAAGGGTGGAACGAGCGTGAACTCCATTCCCATTGAGGTGAGCATGGAGGTGGATATCCGAAGTGAATCTCCAAAGGAACTCGCCGCGCTCGATGAGCGCCTGCGCGCGGCCCTGCAGTTTGGCCTGGAGGCGGAGAAGAAGCGTTGGCCCAACAGTCAGGCGGCATTGGAGCTCGAGATCAAGAACATCGGCTCGCGTCCGGCGGCAAGCCCTGGTGATGATCTGCCCATCATCCAAGCAGCCTTCGGTGCGGCAAAGGCGCTGAAGATTCCCGCATTCGCGACTGGAAGCGGGAGTACGGACTCGAATCTTCCCATGAGTCTCGGCATTCCAGCGGTAACGATTGGAGGTGGCGGACGGAGCCCGAACGCGCACTCGATCGACGAATGGTTTGAGGAAGGAGACGACGCCTATCGCGCGCCCCAGATGGCGGCATTGCTGGTGGCGATGCTCGCCGGCAAATAG